One window of the Candidatus Zixiibacteriota bacterium genome contains the following:
- a CDS encoding hypothetical protein (Evidence 5 : Unknown function) yields the protein MASLTKAHRIDIENARGDNDSVRGPAFDRPIPVMWQRFTYLPVNSLKIYYERRAKGPD from the coding sequence TTGGCCTCTTTGACCAAGGCACATCGAATTGATATCGAAAATGCACGTGGCGATAATGATTCCGTGCGCGGCCCGGCCTTCGACAGACCCATACCTGTCATGTGGCAGCGTTTTACATACCTGCCGGTAAATTCGCTGAAAATATATTATGAAAGAAGAGCAAAAGGCCCTGATTGA